The Mariluticola halotolerans nucleotide sequence CTGAGGCCACCGCATGAGGCGGTTGCGCGCTGCACCGCCTCACTTGCTTGGTATGGCAAACCGTTTGGCGCTAATGCGCCCGGACGATCTTGAACCCATCCACATCATGCACGAGCGGCAGGTTCTCCCAGCGGTCCTTGTCATGCAGAATAATGAGTTTGCTCATATCACCGTCCACCACATCATTGATGCGGTCGATGGTCTTGAGCTGGTCCCAGACGCTGCCAATGGCATTGTTCAAGGGCACGTAGACGCCGTTGTGATTGTGGCCGGTAATATTGGTGGCCGAATAAACGCAATCGCCGGAAACCACGATATCGCCGCGGGCACATTCCAGAACGATGAATTGCTGGCCGATTGTGTGGCCCGGCCCGAAGCGGGCATGGACACCGGGCAGGACATTGTTCTTGTCACCATCCAGCAAGGTCACCCGGTGCTGCACGGAGGCATCGAAAATGTTCCGCAAATCGTCGGGGTTGATGATGTCGGTCAGGTAGCCGAACTGCGGCGGCAGCGCCATGGCTTCATGCCATGACAGCAGTTCGGCCTTCTGAATGAATATCCGGGCATTGGGGAATTTGTGCACTGAGCCTGCGTGATCAAAATGGGCATGGCTGAGCAGGATATCGGTGATATCCTCGGGCTGCACATCAAGCTCGGCAAGCAGGCGCACCGGCGATATCCATTCGGGCACACCGAACCGTTCACTCATTTCAGCGCCGATCCCCTCCCGCATGAAGCCGGTGTCGATCAGGATGTTGCGTGTGCCGTTGCGCGCAAACACAAAGGCGAAGGGCGTGTCCATCACCCCTTCGTCGTGGGTGCCGTTCACCAGGGCGGCAATGGGTTGATCCTTTGCCCGGGCATATTCGAGCACATAGATTTCCCAGTTCCGGTTTTCTTCAGACATGACTGTTCCTTCCCTTAGCTCTCGGCGATTGTCCGGCCGAGGCTGGAGAGCCCGACAGCGACAATGAGAATGGCACCCTGGAATACATATTGGGAGAATGTGGGCGCACCGAAAATGTTGAGGCCGTTGAAGCCGAATGCGATGATCAGCGCGCCAACGAAGGTCCCCATAACGTGGAATTCGCCATCGCGCAGGGTCGCAGACCCCAGAAATACCGCAGCGAACGCAGTCAGCAGATAGCTGTCGGCCGCGCTTGTCGTGCCGCTGCCGAGGCGTGATGCCAGCAATATGCCGGTCAGGGCCGCACACATGCCGGAAATGACAAAGCCAAGTGTCTTGACCTTGGCCACATCAATCCCTGCCAAGCGCGCCGCTGCCGGGTTGCCGCCCACGGCCTGCACTTCCTGGCCGATCGCTGTGCGCTCGACCAGCAGCCAGAGCGCGCCGAGAACCAGCACCATGATAATGATATTGTTGGGAATGCCGAACAGCCAACGGCCAAGGGAGATTTGCAGGAAGGCCTCGGGCACACCGGAAACGATTGGCACCCCAGAGGAATAGGCGAATGCCAACCCAGTGAGGATGGTGCCCACGCCAAGGGTTGCGATGACGGAATTGACCTTCATGCGCGTGACGATAAAGCCGTTGACCAAACCGATCAGGGCACCTGCGGCGATGACAATGGCAATGGCCACGGGGATTGGCAGTTTGTTCGACACAATCAGCCCGGTCACGAGCACACCGTGCAGACTGGCGGCAAAACCGATAGACAGGTCGAGTTCACCCACGATGACGGCCAGTGTGAGGCCACCGGCAATGATCATGGCCAGTGAGGCCTGATTCAGCACATTGGTGAAATTGGACAGGGTTGGAAACGCCTTGGGCGACAGAAGCGAAAAGGCGATAATCATCACCGCCAACCCCAAAATGGTGGCGTAGCGCGCAAAAATACCCAGTGCGTTGCGGGCATTGGGCGACAAGCGCCTTGAGGATGCAGAACTCTGGCTCATTTTATAATCCTAACTCTTCTCATGGGCGACATAGCTCGCTTCCACAATCGCATTGCGCGAAATTGCATCACCCTGCAGTTCTTTAACGATGCGGCCATCAGCCATGACCAAAACCCTGTCGGACAGATCCGGCAATTCATCCGGTTCCGATGAAATCACAATCACCGCCATGCCCTTCCGGGCCAATTCCCGGACCAGGTGATGGATTTCGGCGCGCGCGCCAATATCCACGCCACGGGTGGGTTCATCGAGTATGAGCACTTTCGGCTGCCGTAGCAGCCAGCGGCCGATGACCACCTTTTGCTGGTTGCCGCCACTCAAACGCCCAACAGGTGTTTCAATGCTCTGGGTCTTGATGGACAGGTCTTTGACGATTTCGGTGACGGCGCTGTCGCGCCGGCGATAGTCGATGAACGGGAAAACCGGACTGACGACAATATCGTTGAGATTTGAAATCTGGGCATTGAAGGCGACGCTTTTGCTTAGCACCAGACCATCGGCCCGCCGTTCCTCTGGCACGAAACCAAGGCCGGCCTTTACCGCCGCCGTTGGCGATTTGGGCGCATAGGGCGCGCCCTGCAACGTCATTGTGCCCCCATCCGGCCGGTCAGCACCATAAATAAGCCGCGCCAGCTCGCTGCGCCCGGCCCCCACAAGACCGCCAATGCCCAGCACCTCGCCTTCATGCAGATCAAAGCTGACATCATTGACCATGGGCGCCCGCGACAGGTGGGAGACCGTTAAAGCCACCCTGCCCGTCAGCACCGCCGGATCTTTTGTGGCTGCGCGTTCAACAGCGCCGCCGACAATCGCTTCAACCAGGTTGTCGCGGGTCAAATCGGCACGGGTAATATCGGCCACAGATTGCCCGTCGCGAAACACGGTTACGCGGTCACACAGGCGTT carries:
- a CDS encoding sugar ABC transporter ATP-binding protein; this translates as MMVEKTMEMGTVHSSPLVRATGITKSYGGAQALKGVSLEIGPGEVLGLVGANGAGKSTLIKVLAGLVQPDGGQVEVDGNTVALNSPHAAADLGMNFIHQELAFIPGMTVLENIMLGIPKKSRFGMIDWAAIEKDVRPIAERVGIRASLNANVKGLSTAENWLINICRALVRKARLIVMDEPTASLSGSEAEKLFAIVEDLSASGVAVLYVSHRLDEIERLCDRVTVFRDGQSVADITRADLTRDNLVEAIVGGAVERAATKDPAVLTGRVALTVSHLSRAPMVNDVSFDLHEGEVLGIGGLVGAGRSELARLIYGADRPDGGTMTLQGAPYAPKSPTAAVKAGLGFVPEERRADGLVLSKSVAFNAQISNLNDIVVSPVFPFIDYRRRDSAVTEIVKDLSIKTQSIETPVGRLSGGNQQKVVIGRWLLRQPKVLILDEPTRGVDIGARAEIHHLVRELARKGMAVIVISSEPDELPDLSDRVLVMADGRIVKELQGDAISRNAIVEASYVAHEKS
- a CDS encoding ABC transporter permease is translated as MSQSSASSRRLSPNARNALGIFARYATILGLAVMIIAFSLLSPKAFPTLSNFTNVLNQASLAMIIAGGLTLAVIVGELDLSIGFAASLHGVLVTGLIVSNKLPIPVAIAIVIAAGALIGLVNGFIVTRMKVNSVIATLGVGTILTGLAFAYSSGVPIVSGVPEAFLQISLGRWLFGIPNNIIIMVLVLGALWLLVERTAIGQEVQAVGGNPAAARLAGIDVAKVKTLGFVISGMCAALTGILLASRLGSGTTSAADSYLLTAFAAVFLGSATLRDGEFHVMGTFVGALIIAFGFNGLNIFGAPTFSQYVFQGAILIVAVGLSSLGRTIAES
- a CDS encoding N-acyl homoserine lactonase family protein, encoding MSEENRNWEIYVLEYARAKDQPIAALVNGTHDEGVMDTPFAFVFARNGTRNILIDTGFMREGIGAEMSERFGVPEWISPVRLLAELDVQPEDITDILLSHAHFDHAGSVHKFPNARIFIQKAELLSWHEAMALPPQFGYLTDIINPDDLRNIFDASVQHRVTLLDGDKNNVLPGVHARFGPGHTIGQQFIVLECARGDIVVSGDCVYSATNITGHNHNGVYVPLNNAIGSVWDQLKTIDRINDVVDGDMSKLIILHDKDRWENLPLVHDVDGFKIVRAH